A portion of the Streptomyces sp. NBC_00376 genome contains these proteins:
- a CDS encoding complex I subunit 4 family protein, with amino-acid sequence MQFLLAFIVVIPLVGAVAALLPAPPGLKGTSPDQAVLRHGVTVTGAILVAAIVLAAGFDHDHPSKMQATTDISWIPALDVRIHLGTDGISLPLLVLTALLTFLCALYSYFKPPAGPSPKAFVALLLVLESGTLATFAVLDLLLFFLAFEMVLIPMYFLIARWGGAQRQAAAWKFILYTLLGSVVMLLGLLLIGLKSGTFDMVALATDNGRGLTSSVQVIAVLAIGIGLAVKTPMWPLHSWLPDAHTAAPTVGSVLLAGVLLKMGTYGFVRILLPITPDGMHTFAPYLAAFAVVGIIYGSLACLALVRPGSKGDLKRLIAYSSVGHMGFVLLGIASMTPTGVNGALFANIAHGLITGLLFFLVGAVKDRYGTADLDTLSGATGAALYGRAPRLGGLLAFAAVASLGLPGLAGFWGEMLALFGSFDPADGLSRPAFLTFMSIAAFGTLLTAAYMLMVVRRVCMGEKREEPQLADVQTYEFAAWTPLVALTVLAGLWPAALLGLTDPAVQKLLAGGKS; translated from the coding sequence ATGCAGTTCCTTCTCGCGTTCATCGTCGTCATCCCGCTCGTCGGGGCCGTGGCCGCACTGCTCCCGGCCCCGCCGGGACTGAAGGGCACCAGCCCCGACCAGGCCGTGCTCCGCCACGGCGTGACCGTGACCGGCGCGATCCTCGTCGCCGCGATCGTCCTCGCCGCGGGCTTCGACCACGACCACCCGTCGAAGATGCAGGCCACCACCGACATCAGCTGGATCCCGGCGCTCGACGTCCGCATCCATCTCGGCACCGACGGCATCTCGCTCCCCCTTCTCGTACTGACCGCGCTGCTGACCTTCCTCTGCGCGCTCTACAGCTACTTCAAGCCGCCCGCGGGCCCCTCCCCGAAGGCCTTCGTCGCTCTCCTGCTCGTCCTGGAGTCCGGCACCCTCGCGACCTTCGCCGTCCTCGACCTGCTGCTGTTCTTCCTGGCGTTCGAGATGGTGCTCATCCCGATGTACTTCCTCATCGCCCGCTGGGGCGGTGCGCAGAGGCAGGCCGCCGCCTGGAAGTTCATCCTCTACACACTGCTCGGCTCGGTCGTCATGCTGCTGGGCCTGCTCCTCATCGGACTGAAGAGCGGCACCTTCGACATGGTGGCACTCGCCACTGACAACGGCCGTGGGCTCACCTCGTCCGTGCAGGTCATCGCCGTTCTGGCGATCGGCATCGGGCTCGCCGTGAAGACCCCGATGTGGCCGCTGCACAGCTGGCTGCCGGACGCCCACACCGCGGCCCCGACCGTCGGCTCGGTCCTGCTCGCAGGCGTCCTGCTGAAGATGGGCACGTACGGATTCGTCCGCATTTTGCTTCCCATCACCCCCGACGGGATGCACACCTTCGCGCCGTACCTCGCCGCCTTCGCGGTCGTCGGCATCATCTACGGATCGCTGGCCTGCCTGGCACTGGTCCGCCCCGGCTCCAAGGGCGACCTCAAGCGCCTGATCGCGTACTCCTCCGTCGGCCACATGGGCTTCGTGCTCCTCGGCATCGCGAGCATGACACCGACCGGAGTCAACGGCGCGCTCTTCGCCAACATCGCCCACGGCCTCATCACCGGCCTGCTGTTCTTCCTGGTCGGCGCGGTCAAGGACCGGTACGGCACCGCCGACCTCGACACCCTCTCCGGGGCCACCGGGGCCGCGCTCTACGGCCGGGCACCCCGCCTCGGCGGCCTCCTCGCCTTCGCCGCCGTCGCCTCCCTGGGCCTGCCGGGCCTCGCCGGGTTCTGGGGCGAGATGCTCGCCCTGTTCGGCTCCTTCGACCCCGCCGACGGCCTCAGCCGCCCGGCCTTCCTGACCTTCATGTCGATCGCCGCGTTCGGCACCCTGCTCACCGCCGCGTACATGCTCATGGTCGTACGCCGGGTCTGCATGGGCGAGAAGCGCGAAGAGCCGCAGCTCGCCGACGTCCAGACGTACGAGTTCGCCGCCTGGACCCCGCTCGTCGCGCTCACCGTCCTCGCCGGTCTGTGGCCCGCCGCCCTCCTCGGCCTCACCGACCCGGCCGTGCAGAAGCTCCTCGCAGGAGGCAAGTCGTGA
- a CDS encoding NADH-quinone oxidoreductase subunit 5 family protein, giving the protein MTTTTLAVLVPLLPFLGAAAGLLLGRTAPGFVRPLAVLPTLAAAVIAAVVAARQGGGRAVDAATQLTPTGSVPIDLALHLDGFAVLVAVLVGLVASCVQIYSTAYLRDDPRYPSYAALVSLFTSAMLLVVYSGDLMVLLVGWEIMGICSYFLVGHYWETPEARAASLKAFLVTKLGDVPFLIGLFALAADTGTFRISGILGAVANGGLDHPTLIALLLLAGVAGKSAQFPLHTWLPDAMAGPTPVSALIHAATMVAAGIYFVARLLPVFAESGAALVVLAVMAAVTMIGSGLAAFAQDDIKRVLAYSTIGQLGYMAGALAVGDRGAAVFHLLSHGAFKAVLFLAAGVVIHAAGTNSLAAMSRMGGLTKRIPDAYWTMTVALLALAAIPPFAGFFSKEAVLVAAEHTALGDRHVAPAAAGWTVLVAGLLAAVLTAAYATRLWLLAFRGRGAEAPDHGRQPVAMTAVLWVLAVPTIAFGLTVGTITDWFDGHALTPSVTTAVLSTGVGLVGGLVTYGAWRHTSALAARTPAGTVVAHPDAEPALVEAQAMTAHTAAYGADGDVPDPADPGRLLLGPLHRPAAAGFHLDALYTALFVRPVQAAASLVRFLDREVVDTYVRGSGAVARGLGAAVRRAQTGNVQTYLSALLAGSLVLAIAAVVFANVNAGS; this is encoded by the coding sequence GTGACCACCACGACCCTCGCCGTCCTCGTCCCCCTCCTTCCGTTCCTGGGCGCCGCGGCCGGTCTCCTGCTCGGACGCACCGCCCCCGGCTTCGTACGGCCCCTCGCCGTACTGCCCACGCTCGCCGCCGCCGTCATCGCGGCCGTCGTCGCGGCCCGCCAGGGCGGCGGCCGGGCCGTCGACGCCGCGACCCAGCTCACCCCCACCGGCTCGGTCCCGATCGACCTCGCCCTGCACCTCGACGGCTTCGCGGTCCTCGTCGCAGTCCTGGTCGGGCTCGTCGCGAGCTGCGTGCAGATCTACTCGACCGCCTACCTGCGCGACGACCCCCGCTACCCCTCGTACGCGGCCCTCGTCTCCCTGTTCACCTCCGCGATGCTGCTCGTCGTCTACTCGGGCGACCTGATGGTGCTGCTGGTCGGCTGGGAGATCATGGGCATCTGCTCGTACTTCCTCGTCGGCCACTACTGGGAGACGCCCGAAGCCCGCGCCGCCTCCCTCAAGGCCTTCCTGGTCACCAAGCTCGGCGACGTCCCCTTCCTGATCGGTCTGTTCGCGCTCGCCGCCGACACCGGCACCTTCCGCATCAGCGGCATCCTGGGCGCCGTCGCCAACGGCGGCCTGGACCACCCCACCCTCATCGCCCTGCTGCTCCTCGCGGGCGTCGCCGGCAAGTCGGCGCAGTTCCCCCTGCACACCTGGCTGCCCGACGCGATGGCCGGCCCCACCCCCGTCTCCGCGCTCATCCACGCCGCGACGATGGTCGCCGCCGGCATCTACTTCGTGGCCCGGCTCCTCCCCGTCTTCGCCGAGTCCGGCGCGGCCCTCGTCGTACTCGCCGTGATGGCGGCGGTCACGATGATCGGCTCAGGACTCGCCGCCTTCGCCCAGGACGACATCAAGCGCGTCCTCGCCTACTCGACGATCGGCCAGCTCGGCTACATGGCCGGGGCCCTGGCCGTCGGCGACCGCGGGGCCGCCGTCTTCCACCTCCTCTCCCACGGCGCGTTCAAGGCCGTCCTCTTCCTTGCGGCCGGCGTCGTCATCCACGCCGCCGGGACCAACTCGCTGGCCGCCATGTCCCGCATGGGCGGGCTGACGAAGCGCATCCCGGACGCCTACTGGACGATGACCGTCGCCCTGCTCGCGCTCGCCGCCATTCCCCCGTTCGCCGGCTTCTTCTCCAAGGAAGCCGTCCTCGTCGCCGCCGAGCACACCGCGCTCGGGGACCGGCACGTCGCCCCGGCCGCCGCCGGCTGGACCGTACTCGTCGCCGGACTGCTCGCCGCAGTCCTCACCGCCGCGTACGCCACCCGCCTCTGGCTCCTCGCCTTCCGGGGCCGCGGTGCCGAGGCACCCGACCACGGCAGGCAGCCCGTCGCGATGACCGCCGTCCTGTGGGTACTCGCCGTCCCCACCATCGCCTTCGGGCTGACCGTCGGCACGATCACCGACTGGTTCGACGGACACGCCCTCACCCCGTCCGTGACCACCGCCGTCCTCTCCACGGGCGTCGGCCTCGTCGGCGGCCTCGTCACCTACGGCGCCTGGCGCCACACCTCGGCGCTCGCCGCCCGCACCCCCGCCGGCACCGTCGTCGCCCACCCCGACGCCGAGCCCGCCCTCGTCGAGGCCCAGGCCATGACGGCACACACCGCCGCCTACGGAGCCGACGGGGACGTCCCCGACCCGGCCGACCCCGGCCGCCTGCTGCTCGGCCCGCTCCACCGCCCGGCCGCCGCCGGCTTCCACCTCGACGCCCTGTACACGGCGCTGTTCGTCCGCCCCGTCCAGGCCGCGGCGAGCCTCGTCCGCTTCCTGGACCGCGAGGTCGTCGACACCTATGTACGAGGCTCCGGAGCCGTCGCACGCGGGCTCGGCGCCGCCGTCCGCCGCGCGCAGACCGGCAACGTGCAGACCTACCTCAGCGCACTGCTCGCCGGTTCGCTGGTCCTGGCGATCGCCGCCGTCGTCTTCGCCAACGTCAACGCCGGGTCGTGA
- the nuoK gene encoding NADH-quinone oxidoreductase subunit NuoK, producing MHLAYPAVLAALLFCTGLYGVLARRNAILVLMSVELMLNAVNLNLVAFDVWLRDALHSGQALTLFTIAISAAEIGIGLAIVLAVYRNRGSSDVDRLRDTAETDAAEALPDDDDTDTGTEDQATAAAGKAKKAEATA from the coding sequence ATGCACCTCGCCTATCCCGCCGTGCTCGCCGCCCTCCTCTTCTGCACCGGGCTGTACGGAGTGCTCGCCCGCCGCAACGCGATCCTGGTCCTGATGTCCGTCGAGCTGATGCTCAACGCCGTCAACCTCAACCTGGTCGCCTTCGACGTCTGGCTCCGCGACGCCCTGCACTCCGGCCAGGCCCTCACCCTCTTCACCATCGCCATCTCGGCGGCGGAGATCGGCATCGGCCTGGCGATCGTCCTCGCCGTGTACCGCAACCGCGGCAGCTCGGACGTCGACCGGCTCCGCGACACCGCCGAGACCGACGCCGCCGAAGCGCTCCCGGACGACGACGACACCGACACCGGCACCGAAGACCAGGCCACTGCTGCGGCAGGGAAGGCAAAGAAGGCAGAGGCCACCGCGTGA
- a CDS encoding NADH-quinone oxidoreductase subunit J family protein: protein MTLAATAATAAHSAHSVLAARPDAPAPSGFLSPTGIEIAFVLVGIATLGAALVTVTTKQLVHAALWLVVALGGLAVEYLLLTAEFIAWVQVLIYVGSVVVLLLFGLMLTRAPIGRSPDADSGNRWAALAVAVAAAGALVWVVADAFRTTWIDLDGPAQGSTEATGSFLFRHWVLPFEALSVLLLAALVGAIVLSRKRGKEQS, encoded by the coding sequence GTGACACTCGCAGCCACCGCGGCCACCGCGGCGCACTCCGCCCATTCCGTCCTCGCCGCCCGCCCGGACGCCCCGGCCCCCTCCGGCTTCCTCTCCCCGACCGGCATCGAGATCGCCTTCGTCCTCGTCGGCATCGCCACCCTCGGCGCGGCCCTCGTCACCGTCACGACCAAGCAGTTGGTGCATGCCGCCCTCTGGCTGGTCGTGGCGCTCGGCGGGCTCGCCGTCGAGTACCTCCTGCTCACCGCGGAGTTCATCGCCTGGGTGCAGGTACTGATCTACGTCGGTTCCGTCGTCGTTCTCCTTCTCTTCGGGCTGATGCTCACCAGGGCCCCCATCGGCCGCTCCCCGGACGCCGACTCGGGCAACCGCTGGGCGGCCCTCGCCGTGGCGGTCGCCGCCGCCGGCGCGCTCGTCTGGGTCGTCGCCGACGCCTTCCGCACCACCTGGATCGACCTGGACGGACCGGCCCAGGGCTCGACCGAGGCGACCGGCTCCTTCCTGTTCCGGCACTGGGTGCTGCCCTTCGAAGCGCTCTCCGTCCTGCTGCTCGCCGCCCTCGTCGGCGCGATCGTCCTGTCCCGCAAGCGCGGTAAGGAGCAGAGCTGA
- a CDS encoding NuoI/complex I 23 kDa subunit family protein, whose protein sequence is MAASPPPSRPRIPGSGLAKGLAVTLRTMTRKTVTAQYPDVQPELPPRSRGVIALFEENCTVCMLCARECPDWCIYIDSHKETVPAATPGGRERSRNVLDRFAIDFSLCMYCGICIEVCPFDALFWSPEFEYAETDILELTHERDKLREWMWTVPEPPALDPGAEEPKEIAAARKTAEKLEAQRAQEAQQNQEAQQKAEGEE, encoded by the coding sequence ATGGCCGCGTCGCCCCCGCCCTCCCGCCCCCGCATCCCCGGCTCCGGCCTGGCCAAGGGCCTGGCCGTCACCCTGCGGACGATGACGAGGAAGACGGTCACCGCGCAGTACCCGGACGTCCAGCCCGAACTGCCGCCCCGCTCCCGGGGCGTCATCGCGCTGTTCGAGGAGAACTGCACGGTCTGCATGCTCTGCGCCCGCGAGTGCCCCGACTGGTGCATCTACATCGACTCCCACAAGGAGACGGTGCCCGCCGCCACCCCGGGCGGCCGCGAGCGCAGCCGCAACGTCCTCGACCGCTTCGCGATCGACTTCTCGCTCTGCATGTACTGCGGTATCTGCATCGAGGTGTGCCCCTTCGACGCGCTCTTCTGGTCGCCCGAGTTCGAGTACGCGGAGACGGACATCCTCGAACTCACCCATGAGCGCGACAAGCTCCGCGAATGGATGTGGACGGTGCCGGAACCGCCCGCGCTCGACCCGGGCGCCGAGGAGCCGAAGGAGATCGCCGCCGCCCGCAAGACGGCGGAGAAGCTCGAAGCCCAGCGCGCCCAGGAAGCCCAGCAGAACCAGGAAGCCCAGCAGAAAGCAGAGGGGGAGGAGTGA
- a CDS encoding complex I subunit 1/NuoH family protein: MNDVLDVALRLVIVFAVFMVLPLVVGQTEHKVMAHMQGRLGPMYAGGFHGWAQLVADGVKFAQKEDIVPAQADRRIFQLAPAVALLPYLLVLVAIPIGPSEGAVGQVVDAGIFFVLAVMGVGVLGSLMAGWASANKFSLLGGLRTAAQLLAYELPMLLAAASVAMAAGTVSLPGILDAFEWWWLPWQIVGALVFFVAGLAELQRPPFDMPVADSEIIFGAYTEYTGLRFALFLLAEYAGIVVLCGLTTVLFLGGWHGPFGADGLGWVWTLLKTAVLAFVVIWLRVSYPRLREDQLQKLAWTTLIPLALAQIALTGIVKVAIS; the protein is encoded by the coding sequence GTGAACGACGTACTGGACGTCGCCCTCCGCCTCGTCATCGTCTTCGCCGTGTTCATGGTCCTCCCGCTCGTCGTCGGGCAGACCGAGCACAAGGTGATGGCCCACATGCAGGGCCGCCTCGGCCCCATGTACGCCGGCGGCTTCCACGGCTGGGCCCAGCTCGTCGCGGACGGCGTGAAATTCGCGCAGAAGGAAGACATCGTCCCGGCCCAGGCCGACCGCCGGATCTTCCAGCTCGCGCCGGCCGTCGCGCTGCTCCCCTACCTCCTCGTGCTCGTCGCCATCCCGATCGGCCCCAGCGAGGGCGCGGTCGGCCAGGTCGTCGACGCGGGCATCTTCTTCGTGCTCGCCGTCATGGGCGTCGGGGTGCTCGGCTCGCTGATGGCCGGCTGGGCCTCGGCGAACAAGTTCTCCCTTCTCGGGGGCCTGCGCACCGCCGCCCAGCTGCTCGCGTACGAGCTGCCGATGCTGCTCGCCGCCGCCTCCGTCGCAATGGCGGCCGGCACCGTCTCCCTCCCGGGCATCCTCGACGCCTTCGAGTGGTGGTGGCTGCCCTGGCAGATCGTCGGCGCACTCGTCTTCTTCGTGGCCGGACTCGCCGAGCTCCAGCGCCCGCCGTTCGACATGCCGGTCGCCGACTCGGAGATCATCTTCGGCGCGTACACCGAGTACACCGGCCTGCGCTTCGCGCTCTTCCTGCTCGCCGAGTACGCGGGCATCGTCGTGCTGTGCGGACTGACCACCGTTCTCTTCCTCGGTGGCTGGCACGGCCCGTTCGGCGCCGACGGACTCGGCTGGGTCTGGACGCTCCTCAAGACCGCGGTCCTCGCCTTCGTCGTCATCTGGCTACGGGTGTCCTACCCCCGGCTCCGCGAGGACCAGTTGCAGAAGCTCGCCTGGACCACGCTCATCCCGCTCGCTCTCGCGCAGATCGCGCTCACCGGCATCGTGAAGGTGGCGATCAGTTAA
- a CDS encoding NADH-quinone oxidoreductase subunit C: MTTTPTPGEAPDAYDRLPDAAAELFGEGATAEYAYDLLTVDVPATSWIAALETARDQLGCTYFDWLSAVDEPGTGFRVCAHVAALAEGRVRRLLVRTTVPHEAATLPTAIDVYAGAAWHERETHEMFGIGFDGHPHLVPLLLPEGFEGHPLRKDFVLAARVAKAWPGAKEPGESEHGGPKRRTMLPPGVPDPNEWGPLKGQLPPAPSRPARTPRAAGDRPVRRTRSASEGSAAQRTAAAQATPVTATAPDAEPGAGTGTEPTPRATTPRRTRSASQGSASQQPQTPEPEPGAESGTGARTVPEPEARTEPEARTEPAPGAAKPGPEAATGDAPWHHARPAFDAGTDTEADGTPAADATPAPDSPETRETSEAPEAPATPEAPETPDHPAGGDPA, from the coding sequence ATGACCACCACTCCGACTCCCGGCGAAGCCCCCGACGCCTACGACCGCCTGCCGGACGCCGCCGCCGAGCTCTTCGGCGAGGGCGCGACGGCGGAGTACGCGTACGACCTGCTGACCGTCGACGTACCCGCCACCTCCTGGATCGCCGCCCTCGAAACGGCCCGCGACCAGCTGGGCTGCACGTATTTCGACTGGCTGAGCGCGGTCGACGAACCCGGCACCGGCTTCCGGGTCTGCGCCCATGTCGCGGCCCTGGCCGAGGGCCGGGTCCGCCGGCTCCTGGTCCGTACGACCGTTCCGCACGAGGCGGCGACCCTCCCCACCGCCATCGACGTCTACGCGGGCGCGGCCTGGCACGAGCGCGAGACGCACGAGATGTTCGGCATCGGCTTCGACGGCCATCCGCACCTGGTGCCGTTGCTGCTCCCCGAGGGCTTCGAGGGCCACCCGCTGCGCAAGGACTTCGTGCTGGCGGCACGCGTCGCGAAGGCATGGCCCGGCGCGAAGGAGCCGGGCGAGTCGGAACACGGCGGACCGAAGCGGCGCACGATGCTGCCGCCCGGCGTCCCCGACCCGAACGAATGGGGCCCCCTGAAGGGCCAGCTCCCACCCGCCCCCTCCCGCCCGGCCCGCACCCCGCGCGCGGCCGGCGACCGCCCGGTACGCCGTACCCGCAGCGCGAGCGAGGGCTCGGCCGCCCAGCGCACGGCAGCGGCCCAGGCGACCCCGGTGACCGCGACGGCCCCGGACGCGGAGCCGGGAGCAGGCACGGGCACGGAGCCGACGCCCCGGGCCACGACCCCGCGCCGCACCCGCAGCGCGTCCCAGGGTTCGGCGAGCCAGCAGCCGCAGACACCGGAGCCGGAGCCGGGCGCGGAGTCCGGGACCGGGGCGCGGACGGTGCCGGAGCCCGAGGCCAGGACCGAGCCCGAGGCCAGGACCGAGCCCGCGCCAGGGGCCGCGAAGCCGGGCCCCGAGGCCGCGACCGGCGACGCCCCGTGGCACCACGCCCGCCCAGCCTTCGACGCGGGTACCGACACCGAAGCCGACGGCACCCCCGCTGCCGACGCCACCCCCGCGCCCGACTCCCCGGAGACCCGGGAGACGAGCGAAGCCCCAGAAGCCCCAGCAACCCCAGAAGCCCCAGAGACTCCCGACCACCCCGCCGGAGGCGATCCCGCGTGA
- a CDS encoding NADH-quinone oxidoreductase subunit B produces the protein MDVTSPQGDEGFEPQPVPTFLPEPKRLGVLSRLAPEPMKVVLNWGRRYSLWVFNFGLACCAIEFIAASMARHDFIRLGVIPFAPGPRQADLMIVSGTVTDKMAPAVKRLYEQMPEPKYVISFGACSNCGGPYWDSYSVTKGVDQIIPVDVYVPGCPPRPEALLQGILKLQEKIARESLGERYATGGARPSTTALRSGLVAAPPAPGKGDA, from the coding sequence ATGGACGTGACCAGCCCGCAGGGCGACGAGGGTTTCGAACCCCAGCCCGTGCCGACCTTCCTGCCGGAGCCCAAGCGGCTCGGCGTCCTGTCGCGCCTGGCGCCTGAGCCGATGAAGGTGGTCCTGAACTGGGGCCGCCGCTACAGCCTCTGGGTCTTCAACTTCGGGCTCGCCTGCTGCGCCATCGAATTCATCGCCGCCTCCATGGCCCGGCACGACTTCATCCGGCTCGGCGTGATCCCGTTCGCGCCCGGCCCGCGCCAGGCCGACCTCATGATCGTTTCCGGCACGGTGACCGACAAGATGGCCCCGGCCGTGAAGCGGCTGTACGAGCAGATGCCCGAGCCCAAGTACGTCATCTCCTTCGGCGCCTGCTCCAACTGCGGCGGCCCGTACTGGGACTCGTACTCCGTGACCAAGGGCGTCGACCAGATCATCCCGGTCGACGTCTACGTACCCGGCTGCCCGCCCCGGCCGGAGGCGCTCCTCCAGGGCATCCTCAAGCTCCAGGAGAAGATCGCCCGGGAGTCGCTTGGCGAGCGCTACGCGACCGGCGGCGCCCGTCCCTCCACCACCGCACTGCGCAGCGGCCTGGTCGCCGCCCCGCCGGCCCCGGGGAAGGGCGACGCATGA
- a CDS encoding NADH-quinone oxidoreductase subunit A has protein sequence MDLPESTVLASDYFHGYSVVGLLAVIGVLFVAVAFGAGRLLRPVVPTPEKLLTYECGVDPVGEGWAHTQVRYYVYAFLYVIFAVDSIFLFPWATVFAAPGYGATTLVEMFIFLGFLTVGLLYAWKKGVLEWT, from the coding sequence ATGGACCTGCCGGAATCGACCGTTCTCGCGTCGGACTACTTCCACGGCTATTCAGTGGTCGGACTGCTCGCCGTGATCGGTGTGCTGTTCGTCGCCGTCGCCTTCGGGGCCGGCCGACTGCTGCGCCCCGTGGTCCCGACGCCGGAAAAGCTCCTGACGTACGAGTGCGGCGTGGACCCGGTGGGTGAAGGATGGGCACATACCCAGGTCCGTTATTACGTCTATGCCTTCCTGTACGTGATCTTCGCCGTCGACTCGATCTTCCTGTTTCCGTGGGCGACGGTATTCGCCGCACCCGGATACGGGGCGACCACGCTCGTCGAAATGTTCATCTTCCTCGGTTTCCTGACCGTAGGACTGCTCTACGCATGGAAGAAGGGCGTCCTCGAATGGACGTGA
- a CDS encoding sensor histidine kinase — translation MTMSPLVPDNDRPPPARSIPDRWTWKEIGHLLSDLPMALVGFVYTVFMIGVGVGLAVTVIGLPLLAAGLHGARLIGRAERGRARAMLGVRIDEPSPVVLSRREKGFFSWLWSSLKDPVGWRAVLYSFVRLPWGVLTFTVTLVSFIVLWPLLPHITRLLSNGDRAMVRGLLSPSDELERRIAELEADRGVVVDTAAADLRRIERDLHDGAQARLVALAMGLGLAKEKLTDDPEAAARMVDEAHGEVKVALQELRDLARGIHPAVLTDRGLDAALSAIASRCTVPVTVRVDLPGRPAEAIEGIAYFTVSELLQNVSKHSAARSASVEVWRSGDRLLVQVTDDGKGGARMDGGTGMAGLAERLGAVDGLFVLDSPVGGPTTVTAELPWRDREQKREQKLERTREQKRERTRVQK, via the coding sequence ATGACCATGAGCCCCCTGGTGCCGGACAACGACCGGCCACCGCCCGCCCGCAGCATCCCCGACCGGTGGACCTGGAAGGAGATCGGCCATCTCCTGTCCGATCTGCCCATGGCCCTGGTCGGGTTTGTTTACACCGTGTTCATGATCGGCGTCGGCGTGGGACTCGCGGTCACGGTGATCGGTCTGCCGCTGCTCGCCGCCGGGCTGCACGGGGCGCGGCTGATCGGCAGGGCCGAGCGGGGCCGGGCGCGGGCGATGCTCGGGGTGCGGATCGACGAGCCGAGCCCGGTGGTTCTGTCCCGCCGGGAGAAGGGGTTCTTCTCCTGGCTGTGGTCGAGCCTCAAGGATCCGGTGGGCTGGCGGGCGGTGCTGTACTCCTTCGTCCGGCTGCCGTGGGGCGTACTCACCTTCACGGTGACGCTCGTGAGCTTCATCGTGCTGTGGCCGCTGCTCCCCCACATCACCCGGCTCCTCAGCAACGGGGACCGGGCGATGGTGCGCGGGCTGCTCTCGCCCTCCGACGAGCTGGAGCGCCGGATCGCCGAGCTGGAGGCGGACCGGGGGGTGGTCGTCGACACCGCCGCGGCCGACCTCCGCCGCATCGAACGCGACCTCCACGACGGCGCCCAGGCCCGCCTCGTCGCCCTCGCCATGGGCCTCGGCCTGGCGAAGGAGAAGCTGACCGACGACCCGGAAGCCGCCGCCCGCATGGTCGACGAGGCCCACGGCGAGGTCAAGGTCGCCCTCCAGGAACTCCGCGACCTCGCCCGCGGCATCCACCCCGCCGTCCTCACCGACCGCGGACTCGACGCCGCACTCTCCGCCATCGCCTCCCGCTGCACCGTCCCGGTGACCGTGCGTGTGGACCTGCCGGGGCGTCCCGCGGAGGCGATCGAGGGGATCGCGTACTTCACGGTCTCCGAGCTGTTGCAGAACGTGAGCAAGCACAGCGCGGCGCGATCGGCGTCCGTCGAGGTGTGGCGCTCCGGGGACCGGCTGCTGGTCCAGGTCACCGACGACGGCAAGGGCGGGGCCCGGATGGACGGCGGTACGGGAATGGCGGGGCTGGCCGAGCGACTGGGCGCCGTCGACGGGCTGTTCGTCCTCGACTCACCGGTCGGCGGACCCACGACGGTCACGGCGGAACTGCCCTGGCGGGACCGTGAGCAGAAGCGCGAGCAGAAGCTTGAGCGGACTCGTGAACAGAAGCGTGAGCGGACTCGCGTGCAGAAGTGA